The Gemmatimonadota bacterium nucleotide sequence CGCGTGTGGGAACCGGGAAGAACAATCAACCCACCATCGTCTTCATACACATCCGTCAAATAAAAAAACACCACCAGATGATCGCACAGACATTTTCCGTCTCGAGCCAGATAATACGGTGCTTCAGGTCCTTTGCTGGGGCTCTCCCGTGCCGAATGCAGGGGATGAAATTCGTGCGTGTGATTATTCACCATCAAATTGCCACTCGTCAAACGCGGGCGATCATTCATCAGCGCCTTCACAATCGGCCACACTTTGGGATGTCGCGTCAAAGCCTCCAGCGAGCGGTCAAAGGCAAAACCATAGAAGTGCCAGATAAAATGATTTCGCAAGCGATCTACCTGAAAACCCGGCGGCAAATCCTCATCTGATGCTTGCATATACCGATCAGCCGCTGCTTGCGCTTGTGCCAACGCATCTCCTGTCACTACGCCCTCTAAGTGCAAATATCCCGTCAAATCGAAGAAATACTTTTGCTCTGGGGTCATTATCGCACCTCCATCTATTGTTCGACCCAGTGACGGTACAAAGGCTTCACATCTTCCGGCAACCCGTCGTAAACCTCCCTTTGCAATGGCGTAGATTCGTAATTCTTGCCACCTGTCTCCACCACCATCATCTCGTGCTCGGGTTTGCCAATATGCGACGGATTCAAATTCAACCACCACGGGGCATAGCGCACAATCAAAGCCACGCGCGGTTGGTCACTCTGATTTGATGCCACTGCATGCCACAATCTGCTATCGTAAATCAGCACACTGCCCGCTGCGCCCTTCACCTGCATCTCGGAGGGATACGGCGCATCCTGATCCACATCCTCCATCCCACCTGCCGCCGGGTTATCGAGCCATCGATGACTGCCCGGCACGAGAAATGTCCCGCCATTTTTCTCATTAAACGCCGTCAACATCCAGATAGACGACAAATGCAATAACGCATCGGGATACGGCGCGGGAACATGAGACGCATTGGTCGCATTATACGGCCAATCCGCGTGCCAGTACCCCCTTTCATTGCCCGGATAATTGATCACACAATCCGTGCAAGAAACGCGCGCATAAGGTCCAAACAACGCATCCACCACATCCATCATCTTTCGACTTGCCAGATAAGGGGCGAAAATCTGCGTATCATTAATCACCTGCCGCAAACTCGCCACCCCCTCTGCACCAACGCGATGTCCCCGCGCCCGGGTTGCGGCCAGTGCCGCCTCTGACTCCGCGTGTTTTCGCGCCTGTGCTGCCACTATGGCTTGCCGCACGGTATCCACCTCATCTTCGGGAATCACATTTTCAACCACGTAAAACCCATCGCGCTTGAGTTTTTCGAGAATACGAGAAACCGACATCATTTACACCCTCCAGAATGTTATTCCGCAATCCTGTTGCAAAAAAGATACACATGTCGTATTGTTTCACACAACGCATATCGGGTTTCAGACATTAGATATACGCACAACTTCTTATTTTTTCAAATTTTATTTTTATCTAAGAAAGACCACAAGACACGGGCACGGATTTTGCATAATTATATCTAAAAATTCAAAAACCACAAGAGTGCTACCAGCATGTACAAATATCTCATCTTGCTCTGCTTGTTTGCCACCCCTGCTCTGGGACAAATTGGGCACGAAATAGAAAAGATTGAAGTGCGCGGCAATGAAAAAACCCGTGTTGAAATCATTCGCCAGGTCTTACCCATAAAAGTGGGGGATAACCTGCACGAGGGGGATATCGACCGCTGCCGCGTAATCCTCGAGCGATTGCTACTTTTCCGAACTGCATATGTCAATGTCAAGCCCGGTGCAGAAAAAGGCAAAGCCATTCTCGTGGTCTATGTACAGGAAAAGCGCTTTGGCGATCTGGGCCTGAGCCTTGAATATTCCGAACTCGATGGCTTTGGCGCGTCCGCAAATGCGCATTATGCCAATCTGCGTGGCGAGGGGAAATTAGTCGGCGTAGAATACGGTTTGGGAGAACGCTTCAAATACTGGGGGTTCCACTACAGCGATCCGCTCTTTCTCAAAACCAATCAGGCATTTCACATTCAAGTAACGGGGTCTTCTGCAGACCGCGACATCTTTCGCGATCGAAACCCCGATATCAGGGGGCGCTACGATCTCGAACGCATCGGATTTGCTATGGGTTTTGGTCAACCCTCTCCCCTGCGCGCCTACCATTTCGTCTTAAAATACGCCTTTGAAGCCATACAAATCGGCGATTTTCAACATCCTTCTATCCCCACAGGCGGTGGGATCTTCGCCAATGAAATTAAAGCCGCCGTAGGGCGGGAAACCCTCTCCACACTTTCTTTTAATCTGTTCAAACAACCCGTAAGCGCGATCTGGAGACAAGGCACGGATTTTAACGCCCGACTCACGCTATCTTCCAAACTACTGGGATCAGTTGCAAATTATATCAAACTTCGCACGGAACTCTATCGGCACCAGCAAATTACTGCAGGACACATCCTCTCGCTCGGCGTCAAAACAGGGGGCATCTGGGGAAGTCCGCCCTTTTACGAACGCTTTTATCTCGATGGGAATAATCAACTCAGAGGCATAGAACGCCGCGTTATTGGGCCAGAAGGCGGCACCTTGTTTTTTGCGACTGAAGCCCTCTATGCCATCGATCTCAAAACCCTGGGGCGGGTATATGCCTTTGCCGAAAGCGGTGGTGTACATCGCTCTGTAAATAGCAAAAATCGGCGAGATGCCGACTTCGCCTTTGGCGTGGGCATGCTCCTCTTTAACCGCGTAGATATCAGCTTTGGAATTAGCACGGGAACACTCATCGTAAAATCACACCGCTTTGCCGGCGTCAAGATTGGTCTGTGAGGAAGAGATGACCCGGTTCTTCATCCAAACACTCACAGTTTGCGCGCTGGCAAGCGTGCAACCCGTAATTGCACAACACATACCGCAAGACAGTCTTTATATTTATGTGCAATCCGATACCCTGCGCCTTGATGCAACCATCGATTCTCTCTTTTCAAAGCGAACGATTGACGCCATTGAATCGGGCATGACGACATCTATCGCCGTGCAATTTCGCCTGCGGACAGGCCGCGGGAATAATCTGGGACAAAGCAGTCTGCTCAGGCGTTTGGAACACGACATCTGGGAAGGGCAATATCGCCTCATCCGGCAATCCGCACACCCAGACACGCAGATTACATCTCATTTTGAAGACATTCGACATGCGTGTTCTGAACTTCAGGGAGTCGCACTGGCTCGGCTTCCCTTTCCCGACGAGCCTATCTCTTTACAGGTGCGGATAGACGTAAACCCGATCTCACCCGAGCAACGAGAACGCACGCGACAATGGCTCAAGATAATCGAAAAAGGCAGTTTCCTCGAATTTTTTTTCTCTCTGGACAGATCCACATCTCCCGAATGGATTGACCTGTTCAGATTTCGCCCCAGCGCACTCCCACATCTTCTGACTGAATAACGCTCTGCCTGGAGACACAACCATGAGATCTATTCCCTTGCGCTGGCGCATCATCGCCTCCCTGATTGGTCTGGCATTGGGCACGACGCTCCTACTCGCGCTACTCGCACGACATTTTTTGGCGCTGAGCCTTCAGACCAACGTCAATCTCGAGATGGGCAGTGCGCTGACCAGTGCGCTTTCTTTGGCAAAAGAGAACTACGACGCCAAAAAACGGCAACTTCAGGACATTGGGCAACTTTTGTCTGCACCGCCTCACCGCGACCTCAATGCCTTACACGCCGCATTTGCAGATGCCGGCCTCGACGACCTGCCCCTCCGTATTTCGCCTATCGA carries:
- a CDS encoding phytanoyl-CoA dioxygenase family protein; protein product: MTPEQKYFFDLTGYLHLEGVVTGDALAQAQAAADRYMQASDEDLPPGFQVDRLRNHFIWHFYGFAFDRSLEALTRHPKVWPIVKALMNDRPRLTSGNLMVNNHTHEFHPLHSARESPSKGPEAPYYLARDGKCLCDHLVVFFYLTDVYEDDGGLIVLPGSHTR
- a CDS encoding phytanoyl-CoA dioxygenase family protein; protein product: MMSVSRILEKLKRDGFYVVENVIPEDEVDTVRQAIVAAQARKHAESEAALAATRARGHRVGAEGVASLRQVINDTQIFAPYLASRKMMDVVDALFGPYARVSCTDCVINYPGNERGYWHADWPYNATNASHVPAPYPDALLHLSSIWMLTAFNEKNGGTFLVPGSHRWLDNPAAGGMEDVDQDAPYPSEMQVKGAAGSVLIYDSRLWHAVASNQSDQPRVALIVRYAPWWLNLNPSHIGKPEHEMMVVETGGKNYESTPLQREVYDGLPEDVKPLYRHWVEQ
- a CDS encoding BamA/TamA family outer membrane protein: MYKYLILLCLFATPALGQIGHEIEKIEVRGNEKTRVEIIRQVLPIKVGDNLHEGDIDRCRVILERLLLFRTAYVNVKPGAEKGKAILVVYVQEKRFGDLGLSLEYSELDGFGASANAHYANLRGEGKLVGVEYGLGERFKYWGFHYSDPLFLKTNQAFHIQVTGSSADRDIFRDRNPDIRGRYDLERIGFAMGFGQPSPLRAYHFVLKYAFEAIQIGDFQHPSIPTGGGIFANEIKAAVGRETLSTLSFNLFKQPVSAIWRQGTDFNARLTLSSKLLGSVANYIKLRTELYRHQQITAGHILSLGVKTGGIWGSPPFYERFYLDGNNQLRGIERRVIGPEGGTLFFATEALYAIDLKTLGRVYAFAESGGVHRSVNSKNRRDADFAFGVGMLLFNRVDISFGISTGTLIVKSHRFAGVKIGL
- a CDS encoding DUF4390 domain-containing protein; this encodes MTRFFIQTLTVCALASVQPVIAQHIPQDSLYIYVQSDTLRLDATIDSLFSKRTIDAIESGMTTSIAVQFRLRTGRGNNLGQSSLLRRLEHDIWEGQYRLIRQSAHPDTQITSHFEDIRHACSELQGVALARLPFPDEPISLQVRIDVNPISPEQRERTRQWLKIIEKGSFLEFFFSLDRSTSPEWIDLFRFRPSALPHLLTE